A single Saccharolobus shibatae B12 DNA region contains:
- a CDS encoding DUF1059 domain-containing protein, which translates to MVFGLGKKKKFEFSCSSIGMNCGFEVKGASSEDELFEILKVHAKTSHNISDIPEETINKIRKNIRKV; encoded by the coding sequence ATGGTATTTGGTCTGGGAAAGAAGAAGAAGTTTGAATTTAGTTGTTCATCCATAGGGATGAATTGTGGATTTGAGGTTAAGGGAGCAAGCTCAGAAGATGAGTTATTCGAAATACTTAAGGTACATGCTAAGACTTCCCATAACATTTCTGATATACCAGAAGAAACTATTAATAAGATAAGGAAGAATATAAGGAAAGTGTGA
- a CDS encoding DUF1059 domain-containing protein: protein MVKYTFKCQDVGMDCGFAIENAGSEEELLEMLKVHAKSSHGVTSIPPDLLNKIKQNIKKSGKYYFACSSVGMNCGFEITGASSEQELLEELSIHAKMSHNLTSIPQDTLNKIKQNIKVM, encoded by the coding sequence ATGGTAAAGTATACGTTTAAGTGCCAGGATGTAGGAATGGATTGCGGATTCGCCATAGAGAACGCTGGAAGTGAGGAAGAGCTACTGGAGATGCTTAAGGTTCACGCTAAGTCAAGCCATGGTGTAACTTCAATACCTCCAGATTTATTAAATAAAATAAAGCAAAATATAAAGAAGTCTGGGAAGTACTATTTCGCTTGTTCAAGTGTGGGAATGAACTGTGGGTTTGAAATAACAGGAGCTTCATCTGAGCAGGAATTGTTAGAGGAATTGTCAATTCATGCCAAAATGTCTCACAATCTGACATCAATTCCACAAGATACTTTAAATAAGATAAAACAAAATATAAAGGTAATGTAA
- a CDS encoding 4Fe-4S binding protein, translating to MNIETFYYLGSFFVINVYVILSCWKKMKKIVLHSIIFFSILYSSSAALIYINQVYVALVSSLLISFYVGLMYHYDFYKNRFKQRQDMGLGIEVIILLLIFAISLLYYYVNDNFALFEISLLISSAWSILRSKLSQKFIEDNYLKNAKLTFSLILLTFLLMWFLGIDTNLALGVLTFSDLLSSNLAYILYNFLTGVTATPWFYIIVGIWLGILSFYRMVDERKFENKIRMLLMIIAYWIYSLYIPSFSPISNKVQYIPYMWYSGLGTYGPVSPSVVLTGIVGTYVVTAVLSALFGSRQICSVTCTAPYMLQGTFFNSLKSFNRNSKLGRKTLTSKISWWFRANAIVLWTSLLALAVISYLNQIGLISFTIFGNDPTVFLTSLYFNFLWWVQFIGIPFFGNYACVTQGLCHWGLFNQFFSYVGRVYRLKVKDPAICLNCKTVDCAKACPTGLTDMRASFIKKGEFRSFKCIGVGDCVEACPYDNIYIYDIRHKIRELRKEKII from the coding sequence GTGAATATAGAAACTTTTTATTATTTAGGTTCCTTTTTCGTAATAAATGTATACGTTATATTATCTTGCTGGAAGAAAATGAAGAAAATTGTGTTGCATTCCATTATCTTTTTCTCAATACTCTATTCTTCTTCAGCAGCTCTGATTTACATTAACCAAGTCTACGTAGCTTTAGTATCCTCGTTGTTAATTTCCTTTTACGTGGGTTTGATGTATCACTATGATTTTTACAAGAATAGATTTAAGCAGAGGCAAGATATGGGTTTAGGAATAGAGGTAATAATTCTCCTTTTAATATTTGCAATATCCCTCCTTTACTATTACGTTAATGATAATTTTGCCCTCTTTGAGATTAGCTTGTTGATTTCGTCAGCATGGTCAATTCTCAGATCTAAACTCAGTCAAAAATTCATTGAAGACAACTACCTTAAAAACGCCAAATTAACTTTTTCTCTCATACTGTTGACTTTCCTACTGATGTGGTTTTTAGGGATAGATACCAATCTAGCTCTAGGAGTTCTAACGTTTAGTGATCTCCTAAGTTCCAATTTAGCATATATACTTTACAATTTTCTAACTGGAGTTACCGCAACTCCTTGGTTTTATATCATAGTAGGTATATGGTTAGGTATCCTTTCGTTCTATAGGATGGTTGATGAAAGAAAATTTGAAAATAAAATAAGAATGTTATTGATGATAATTGCTTACTGGATATACAGCCTTTATATACCATCTTTCTCTCCTATTTCCAATAAAGTTCAGTATATCCCATACATGTGGTATAGTGGATTAGGTACTTATGGCCCGGTATCCCCTTCAGTAGTGCTAACTGGAATTGTCGGAACTTATGTGGTAACTGCAGTGTTATCAGCGTTATTTGGTTCTAGGCAGATATGCTCAGTAACTTGCACTGCCCCTTACATGTTGCAAGGGACGTTCTTCAATTCCCTCAAATCATTTAATCGCAACTCAAAACTAGGAAGAAAGACCTTAACCAGTAAGATTAGTTGGTGGTTTAGAGCCAACGCTATTGTATTATGGACATCGTTATTAGCTCTTGCGGTAATTTCGTATTTGAATCAGATTGGGTTAATTTCCTTTACGATATTCGGAAATGATCCTACAGTGTTTTTGACTTCACTATACTTTAACTTTCTATGGTGGGTACAGTTTATTGGAATACCGTTTTTTGGTAATTACGCTTGTGTGACCCAAGGACTATGTCATTGGGGATTATTTAACCAATTTTTCTCGTATGTGGGAAGAGTGTACAGATTAAAGGTGAAGGATCCAGCTATTTGCCTTAATTGTAAGACAGTAGATTGCGCTAAGGCTTGTCCAACTGGATTAACTGATATGCGAGCAAGTTTCATCAAAAAGGGCGAATTTAGGTCATTCAAGTGTATAGGGGTAGGCGATTGTGTAGAGGCATGTCCTTATGACAATATCTACATTTACGATATTAGACATAAAATTAGGGAACTGAGGAAAGAAAAAATTATATAA
- a CDS encoding DUF929 family protein — MNTSKSQEVSSLIGSSVPSDLYTQLVELSNQGYNLSVTTTNLNILPYNFSSNGKPAVIFVGAEWCPYCGAERWALIIALLRFGNFSNLQYMLSSSTDEYPNVPTFTFTNASYNSPYISFIGIEYENRQGQYLDKVPTTVYSMWEEYGNLSIPFIIIGYYYQVGTTIDPGLLSGKNWTYVIDQLHNPNSPIYNQIYYQANLITKYICKIDGGQPLSVCSHFIQDYSYNPQQNLGVYAIVYTENVQNYSLEYKIGGDEK; from the coding sequence ATGAATACTAGTAAATCACAGGAGGTTTCTTCATTAATAGGTAGTTCGGTTCCTTCAGATTTATACACACAGCTAGTCGAATTAAGTAATCAAGGATATAATCTATCAGTAACTACAACTAATCTAAATATCCTTCCCTATAATTTCTCTTCCAACGGCAAACCCGCAGTGATTTTTGTTGGAGCGGAGTGGTGTCCATATTGCGGGGCTGAAAGATGGGCGTTAATAATAGCCCTTCTAAGATTCGGTAATTTTTCAAATCTTCAATATATGTTATCTAGCTCTACTGATGAATATCCAAACGTACCCACCTTTACTTTCACCAATGCTAGTTATAATAGCCCATACATTTCGTTTATAGGAATAGAGTATGAAAATAGGCAAGGTCAGTATTTGGATAAGGTTCCAACTACAGTTTACTCCATGTGGGAAGAATATGGTAACTTATCTATTCCCTTCATAATTATAGGATATTACTACCAGGTTGGGACTACAATAGATCCCGGATTATTGTCTGGGAAGAACTGGACTTATGTAATAGATCAATTGCACAATCCTAATAGTCCAATTTATAACCAAATCTACTACCAGGCTAATCTAATAACTAAGTATATTTGTAAGATTGACGGAGGACAGCCTTTAAGCGTTTGTTCACACTTCATTCAAGATTACTCATACAACCCCCAGCAGAATTTAGGCGTGTACGCTATTGTTTACACTGAGAACGTACAGAATTATAGTTTAGAATATAAAATAGGAGGAGACGAAAAGTGA
- a CDS encoding aldo/keto reductase, with amino-acid sequence MEKKTLGWTNEKISPFILGSWEFGTPSIIDETNAIKAIQKSIELGINAIDTAESYGNGLSETIIGRAIGKFKREDLFIITKVSIDHLRYDDVLRACEGSLRRLNTSYIDLYLVHWPNHYVPIRETAKAMERLFSEGKIRYIGLSNFSLPLLREFREHLSKTDVAANELHYNVLFRDVEKEVLPYMLRENIPLLAYDSLGLGYLIGRKEIRNEYRWYVLAREAYVKNLEPLVEEISSIAKEIGKTPAQVVLNWLVNKENVFAIFNTTKEDHLRENLGSLGWSLRDSDLRRLDEVVKKVVIDYFPR; translated from the coding sequence ATGGAAAAGAAGACATTAGGATGGACGAATGAGAAGATATCCCCATTTATTTTAGGTTCATGGGAATTTGGTACCCCTTCAATAATTGATGAGACCAATGCCATAAAAGCTATTCAAAAGTCAATAGAGCTCGGAATTAACGCCATTGACACTGCCGAATCTTATGGAAATGGTCTCTCAGAAACAATTATTGGAAGAGCCATAGGTAAGTTCAAGAGAGAAGATTTGTTCATAATAACTAAAGTGTCAATTGACCACCTAAGATATGATGACGTTTTAAGGGCTTGTGAGGGAAGTTTAAGAAGGCTTAACACTTCATATATAGACCTATACCTCGTTCATTGGCCTAACCACTATGTGCCCATAAGAGAAACAGCTAAGGCAATGGAGAGGTTATTTAGTGAAGGGAAAATTAGATACATTGGCTTAAGCAACTTTTCACTTCCCTTGTTGAGGGAATTCAGGGAACATCTGTCTAAGACAGACGTCGCAGCAAATGAATTGCATTATAACGTTTTGTTCAGAGACGTTGAGAAGGAGGTTCTCCCTTACATGTTAAGGGAAAATATCCCCTTGTTGGCATATGATTCCTTAGGATTAGGTTATCTGATAGGAAGAAAGGAGATCAGAAATGAATATAGATGGTATGTCCTTGCGAGAGAGGCTTACGTCAAAAACTTGGAACCACTCGTCGAGGAAATATCCTCAATTGCAAAGGAAATAGGGAAAACCCCAGCACAAGTAGTTCTGAATTGGTTGGTCAATAAGGAAAACGTATTTGCAATTTTCAACACAACAAAAGAGGATCACCTTAGGGAGAATTTGGGCAGTCTAGGATGGTCTCTGAGAGATAGCGACTTGAGAAGATTAGATGAAGTAGTTAAGAAAGTCGTAATAGATTATTTCCCAAGATGA
- a CDS encoding carboxymuconolactone decarboxylase family protein: MGSLFDKDPELKLIYEKGLEVRKKVMGKEYVEKSLSQATDFSRELQEMVTIFAWGLIWTREDIIPRKIRSLINIGILSALNRQNELKLHVKGAIRNGCTEEEIKEVLLQVGAYCGLPAAMESFRIAQEAIKELEEEEKSKKA, encoded by the coding sequence ATGGGTAGTCTATTTGACAAAGACCCTGAACTTAAGTTAATTTATGAAAAAGGACTTGAAGTTAGGAAAAAGGTAATGGGAAAAGAATATGTGGAGAAGTCTTTAAGTCAAGCTACGGACTTTAGCAGAGAACTCCAAGAAATGGTGACAATCTTCGCATGGGGGCTAATATGGACTAGGGAAGATATTATTCCGAGGAAGATAAGAAGTCTAATAAATATTGGGATATTGAGCGCTTTGAACAGACAAAACGAACTTAAATTACATGTTAAGGGTGCCATAAGAAACGGTTGCACTGAAGAGGAGATAAAAGAGGTATTGTTGCAAGTAGGAGCCTATTGTGGTCTACCCGCTGCCATGGAGAGTTTTAGAATAGCACAAGAGGCTATTAAGGAACTTGAAGAGGAGGAGAAAAGTAAAAAAGCTTAG
- a CDS encoding (R)-mandelonitrile lyase, which yields MDLIIRKNGTIPFTKGDPKYFTGNVIVEQLYEANEPSRVSSAVVTFEPSARTNWHYHPLGQLLVVIYGTGLIQTWGSPPRKIKAGDVIWTPPNVKHWHGATATTAMTHIAIQEKLNGKTVEWLEKVSDKEYEEAQSASD from the coding sequence ATGGATCTTATAATTAGAAAAAACGGTACAATTCCCTTTACTAAGGGCGACCCGAAATACTTCACTGGGAACGTAATAGTTGAACAATTATACGAAGCTAATGAACCGTCTAGAGTTAGTTCAGCTGTTGTAACATTTGAGCCAAGCGCGAGAACAAATTGGCACTACCATCCATTAGGTCAGTTATTGGTAGTCATTTACGGAACTGGGTTAATTCAAACGTGGGGAAGTCCTCCCAGAAAGATAAAGGCAGGGGATGTAATATGGACTCCGCCTAATGTAAAGCACTGGCATGGAGCTACTGCAACAACTGCAATGACTCATATAGCTATTCAAGAAAAACTAAACGGTAAGACAGTAGAGTGGCTCGAAAAGGTTAGTGATAAGGAGTACGAAGAAGCACAATCTGCCTCTGACTAA
- a CDS encoding B12-binding domain-containing radical SAM protein, protein MDKIFTPPIPTDKEGKAIIAPYPLRKVEAVLARSGFNAIVTTPEKLEKVVTSKGTKVVGINVHDPRGIEPVSAKLSIIFGGGETWTAKFFDELGEKVNKLKEKYNFKVVIGGAGAWQLEKDSPDWADVIFLGHAEVDFPEVIKKLEEGEVVPRVVKGRYPRKLEEIPPIINPSRGGEVQITRGCPRGCWFCSVTPDTFISFPLDYIMKEVEVNMKAGIKDVSLITDDMLLYGTKRLNEVNHDAIVRLYMELKRAGVDYINFAHISAAPVKLSPKTVKAMSEIAEWNEEKAVAPVVGLETGSEKIFNKYMKMKAYPWNYTHWKDLIVEATAIMNESYIFPCYTMTIGYPEETGKDVEDSINLVEYIIDHEPIAWIFPLPVIPMGLSKIRDNPLPALERLPSRYWDLLYLSWKYDLKITRRLGSTIAYTSKNPLIRSIVTYMIDKVFNTIEWYFERLKGTKGKSALEYKDLNLNTTYGVVWSIFQLFKLAFSSSLT, encoded by the coding sequence ATGGATAAAATATTCACACCCCCTATCCCCACGGATAAGGAGGGTAAAGCCATAATAGCACCTTATCCTCTTAGGAAAGTTGAGGCAGTTTTAGCGAGAAGCGGATTTAACGCAATAGTTACAACGCCGGAAAAACTAGAGAAGGTTGTAACTAGTAAGGGGACCAAAGTAGTCGGTATTAACGTTCATGACCCAAGAGGAATTGAACCAGTTAGTGCAAAACTTAGCATAATTTTTGGAGGAGGAGAGACGTGGACTGCTAAATTCTTTGACGAATTGGGTGAAAAGGTAAACAAATTAAAAGAAAAATACAACTTCAAAGTCGTAATAGGAGGGGCGGGGGCTTGGCAATTGGAAAAGGATTCTCCAGATTGGGCGGATGTAATATTTTTAGGACATGCAGAAGTTGATTTCCCAGAAGTTATCAAGAAGTTAGAAGAGGGGGAGGTAGTACCTAGAGTAGTAAAGGGTAGATATCCTAGAAAATTGGAGGAAATCCCACCAATTATTAACCCTTCTAGGGGCGGTGAAGTTCAGATCACTAGGGGTTGCCCTAGGGGATGTTGGTTCTGTTCGGTGACTCCAGATACGTTTATCTCTTTCCCACTAGATTACATCATGAAAGAGGTAGAGGTTAACATGAAAGCTGGAATTAAGGACGTTAGCCTAATAACTGATGACATGTTGCTATATGGTACTAAAAGACTCAATGAGGTGAACCACGATGCCATAGTGAGGCTATATATGGAGTTGAAGAGAGCTGGAGTAGACTACATAAACTTTGCCCACATTTCCGCAGCGCCGGTCAAGTTAAGTCCTAAGACAGTTAAGGCTATGAGTGAGATAGCTGAATGGAATGAGGAAAAGGCTGTTGCTCCAGTTGTAGGACTTGAGACCGGAAGCGAAAAAATATTTAATAAGTATATGAAGATGAAAGCTTATCCTTGGAACTACACTCATTGGAAAGATTTGATAGTCGAGGCAACAGCCATAATGAACGAAAGTTATATCTTCCCTTGCTATACAATGACAATAGGGTATCCAGAGGAGACTGGCAAAGACGTCGAGGATTCAATAAATTTAGTTGAGTATATCATAGATCACGAACCAATTGCGTGGATATTCCCACTACCCGTTATACCTATGGGCTTATCCAAAATTAGGGATAATCCATTACCTGCATTGGAGCGATTACCATCTAGATATTGGGATTTGCTATATCTCTCATGGAAATATGACTTGAAGATTACTAGAAGGCTGGGAAGTACAATAGCTTATACTAGCAAGAACCCTTTAATAAGATCAATTGTAACGTATATGATCGATAAGGTGTTTAACACTATAGAGTGGTATTTCGAAAGGCTTAAAGGAACTAAAGGGAAGTCAGCATTAGAGTATAAGGATCTAAATCTAAATACTACTTATGGCGTTGTTTGGTCAATATTCCAACTGTTCAAACTGGCATTCTCTTCTTCACTAACCTAA
- a CDS encoding DUF973 family protein → MPQPNMERVGLENIRKGAKYFLIYSVLDIIASVGVFIILLSEFHLPLTINSIVARSGVYAEIALITEAILLPIFILSFLRTREGFKLLATSGRNLNKGILGGTIAVIGYVLVLAGLIALIPVQSQQSVMPIAGRIVIGGYLLSLVGVFLIGTAYVGAGNIYDNKTMKRGGILILTWVLIAFIVGIAHSEPIAIFSEIFVSSVGLLSAYLISSGLGQILRTKQI, encoded by the coding sequence ATGCCACAACCAAATATGGAAAGAGTTGGATTAGAAAACATTAGAAAGGGAGCTAAATATTTCCTAATCTACTCCGTCCTAGACATTATCGCATCAGTGGGAGTTTTCATAATACTACTGTCAGAGTTTCATTTGCCTTTAACAATCAACAGTATCGTGGCCCGTTCTGGAGTTTACGCTGAGATTGCCTTAATTACTGAAGCAATTTTGTTGCCAATATTCATACTCTCGTTTTTAAGAACAAGAGAGGGATTTAAATTACTAGCCACTTCTGGAAGGAACCTAAATAAAGGAATATTGGGAGGTACTATAGCAGTAATAGGTTACGTATTAGTTCTAGCTGGACTAATAGCTCTTATACCAGTTCAGTCGCAACAAAGTGTTATGCCTATTGCTGGTAGGATTGTGATAGGTGGATATTTATTGTCGCTCGTTGGAGTATTTTTAATAGGAACAGCATATGTGGGGGCCGGTAATATCTATGATAATAAAACCATGAAGAGAGGAGGAATACTAATTCTAACTTGGGTTTTAATTGCATTTATAGTTGGTATTGCACATAGCGAACCAATTGCAATATTTTCAGAGATATTTGTTAGTTCGGTCGGATTACTTAGCGCCTATCTAATATCCTCAGGGTTAGGACAAATTCTAAGAACAAAACAGATCTAA
- a CDS encoding XdhC family protein: MSSCEIFPLISKLSAEGKRFAIVSIYKGDRLERTLVSDGKVLLGSLNKEIIELALEALEKGEVIQKDVEGGKLIIEPIEPRPAIIVVGSGIIAKFIAKLAVDMGYYVAVVGSGDVKEEDFVGVYAISNDLNLLEQMVSEDSFVIVANEGGKPYDIDALYIAMKKKARFVGLLASQKRAALMISLLMKRNIPLEEIKKRLHSPLGLDIGSKTSEEIALSILSEVVLELRGGTGKRLQEVKNPYLLLDDALAGKIEDKCMFVPKSLSQQ; this comes from the coding sequence ATGAGTTCATGTGAGATCTTTCCATTAATTTCAAAGTTAAGTGCCGAAGGGAAGCGCTTTGCAATAGTTTCAATTTACAAGGGAGATAGGCTAGAGAGGACTTTAGTATCTGATGGAAAAGTACTTCTTGGAAGTTTGAATAAGGAAATAATTGAACTTGCACTGGAAGCATTGGAAAAGGGTGAGGTAATTCAGAAGGATGTAGAGGGTGGAAAATTAATCATTGAACCGATAGAACCTAGGCCAGCTATAATTGTAGTGGGATCCGGTATTATTGCCAAGTTTATAGCAAAATTGGCAGTAGATATGGGTTATTACGTTGCAGTAGTTGGATCTGGTGATGTTAAAGAGGAAGACTTTGTTGGAGTTTACGCCATCTCAAATGATCTAAATCTCTTAGAACAAATGGTAAGTGAGGATTCATTTGTAATTGTCGCAAATGAGGGAGGCAAACCATACGATATAGATGCGTTATATATCGCAATGAAAAAGAAGGCTAGGTTCGTTGGGTTACTTGCTAGCCAAAAGAGGGCAGCTTTAATGATTTCATTACTAATGAAGAGAAACATCCCATTAGAGGAAATTAAGAAAAGATTGCACTCCCCATTAGGCTTAGATATCGGTTCAAAGACTTCAGAGGAGATAGCCTTGAGCATATTATCCGAGGTAGTGTTAGAACTTAGAGGAGGTACTGGAAAACGCTTACAAGAAGTTAAGAATCCTTATCTTCTATTAGATGACGCTTTAGCTGGAAAGATTGAAGATAAGTGTATGTTTGTACCTAAGTCTTTAAGTCAACAATGA
- a CDS encoding alcohol dehydrogenase catalytic domain-containing protein translates to MKAAILTQFNSPFVIGNAEPKGVGVKVNVAYTGICGRDLVIWKGGFKNLKLPLILGHEIVGYYKGRPVAIYPNLNCGSCEYCKSGKENLCDNARILGEGEITGGYAEEVIIPERNIIPLPDDKLEKYAATMDPVATAIHATKLANLNRDSKVLVTGAGGGVGIHLVQYLKYLGISSVYGLSSKGEKLQELGVMPISDIRGEKFDAIFELVGSKTINDSLRALKKEGTLVLIGNTEGEPITLLRPAMTIMRQHKIIGSASYTRAEYEEAIKLVGEGKIKAIYEIYELERINEAYKKMMERKVLGRAVLKVI, encoded by the coding sequence ATGAAAGCGGCTATTCTCACACAGTTTAACTCACCTTTTGTTATAGGTAACGCTGAGCCTAAAGGGGTAGGAGTTAAAGTAAATGTAGCATATACTGGAATATGTGGAAGAGATCTGGTTATCTGGAAGGGTGGATTTAAAAACCTTAAATTGCCCTTAATCTTAGGACATGAAATAGTAGGCTACTATAAGGGAAGACCTGTTGCGATTTATCCAAATCTGAATTGCGGAAGCTGTGAGTATTGCAAAAGTGGGAAGGAGAATCTGTGCGACAATGCTAGAATTTTAGGAGAAGGAGAGATAACTGGAGGGTACGCTGAGGAGGTTATAATTCCAGAAAGAAACATTATACCATTACCAGACGATAAATTAGAAAAATACGCCGCAACCATGGACCCCGTAGCAACTGCAATTCACGCAACTAAGCTTGCAAATTTAAATAGAGATAGTAAAGTTTTAGTGACTGGTGCAGGTGGAGGAGTGGGTATTCATCTCGTACAATATTTGAAATATTTGGGTATTTCTAGTGTTTATGGACTATCGTCTAAAGGGGAAAAGCTGCAAGAATTGGGAGTAATGCCCATTAGCGATATAAGAGGTGAGAAGTTTGATGCCATATTTGAACTGGTAGGCTCTAAAACAATAAACGATTCCTTGAGGGCACTAAAGAAGGAGGGTACTCTAGTTTTGATCGGAAATACTGAAGGCGAGCCAATAACGTTGTTAAGGCCAGCCATGACTATAATGAGACAACATAAAATTATAGGTTCGGCATCTTATACTAGGGCAGAGTACGAGGAGGCTATTAAATTAGTGGGAGAAGGGAAAATAAAAGCGATATATGAGATTTACGAACTAGAGAGGATAAATGAGGCGTATAAGAAAATGATGGAGAGAAAGGTTCTAGGAAGAGCTGTATTAAAGGTAATTTAA
- a CDS encoding acyl-CoA dehydrogenase family protein produces MVLPFNSVEAFSVNVSEKHELFRRAVREFMERDVAPYVEKGEKEGTVPKEVLEKAKEIGLYGVAVPEQYGGQGGDTLMTAIAQEEISRVWASLSTRISVGGLFMTPILLFGNEEQKKKYVTPVARGDKVAAFANTEPAAGSDVAGIQTVAKKINGKYVINGRKIFITNGGIADYYVVTARTSPPEPNARWKGISMFIVEREWKGVKVLNRIETMGLRASNTAELAFEDVEVPAENLLGEEGNGFKYAMATFDRTRVGVAAQGVGVAQAALERMVTYSTQRFAFQSPLIGFQMVQEKIAESLTEVNTARLLTYWAASLFDRGLENEAIVAASMAKLYATDIAEKVAIRAITVHGGYGVATSTGVERLLRDVEVMRIYEGANDIQKLVILRETARRLLGIKM; encoded by the coding sequence ATGGTTTTACCTTTCAATAGTGTGGAAGCATTTTCTGTAAACGTTTCTGAGAAACATGAACTATTTAGGAGAGCAGTAAGGGAATTCATGGAGAGAGACGTTGCACCTTATGTTGAAAAGGGTGAAAAAGAAGGTACAGTACCAAAGGAAGTGCTAGAAAAAGCTAAGGAAATAGGTCTATATGGCGTTGCAGTACCAGAACAGTACGGTGGACAAGGTGGAGATACGCTAATGACTGCCATAGCCCAAGAGGAAATATCTAGAGTTTGGGCCTCGTTGTCTACGAGAATATCTGTTGGAGGCCTATTCATGACTCCAATATTGCTTTTCGGTAATGAAGAACAGAAGAAAAAGTACGTTACTCCAGTGGCTAGAGGAGATAAAGTTGCAGCTTTTGCTAATACTGAACCAGCCGCTGGATCTGACGTTGCTGGAATACAAACAGTTGCTAAAAAGATAAATGGTAAGTACGTTATTAATGGTAGGAAAATCTTTATCACCAATGGTGGGATAGCTGACTATTACGTAGTTACAGCTAGGACATCACCCCCAGAGCCCAATGCCAGATGGAAAGGGATATCGATGTTCATAGTAGAAAGGGAATGGAAAGGAGTTAAGGTATTAAATAGAATTGAGACTATGGGACTAAGGGCATCAAACACTGCAGAGTTAGCCTTTGAGGATGTTGAAGTCCCCGCAGAAAATCTACTAGGAGAAGAGGGAAACGGGTTTAAGTACGCAATGGCGACTTTTGATAGGACGAGGGTTGGTGTTGCCGCTCAAGGAGTGGGTGTTGCACAAGCTGCACTAGAGAGAATGGTTACATATTCTACTCAGAGGTTTGCTTTCCAGAGTCCATTGATAGGATTTCAGATGGTTCAAGAGAAGATAGCTGAATCACTAACTGAAGTAAATACTGCAAGACTACTTACGTACTGGGCAGCTAGTTTATTTGATCGTGGTCTTGAGAATGAGGCTATAGTAGCAGCATCAATGGCGAAATTGTACGCAACAGATATTGCAGAGAAGGTTGCAATTAGGGCAATAACTGTTCATGGCGGATATGGTGTAGCTACTTCTACTGGTGTAGAGAGATTGTTGAGAGATGTTGAGGTAATGAGAATATATGAAGGTGCTAACGATATTCAAAAACTAGTTATATTAAGGGAAACTGCGAGAAGACTCCTCGGAATTAAGATGTAA